A region of Curvibacter sp. AEP1-3 DNA encodes the following proteins:
- a CDS encoding ExeA family protein, whose amino-acid sequence MYLGHFSLREAPFSITPDTDFYFAHEGAQATLNTLLVALRSGEGFLKVVGELGCGKTVLCRQLLKTLQDECVTAYIPNPDMGPDDLLLALAAELGLKVSHRQHRHQVMTTIGRCLLEHAVHGRRVVVCIDEAQAIPVRTVESLRLLSNLETEKRKLIQLVLLGQPDLDTKLARPEIRQLLQRITFSEYLGPMASGTVGDYLRHRLARAALSEHTDLDVFEAEAVRHIAATSAGVPRLVNILAHKCLMLAYGEGVHRVSMAHVKLAAADTPGLIKPLRGPARWWHWLRGGRFRQSTAVRTAGEVYE is encoded by the coding sequence ATGTATTTGGGGCACTTTTCGCTGCGTGAGGCCCCGTTTTCCATCACGCCGGATACAGACTTCTATTTTGCCCACGAAGGCGCGCAAGCCACACTGAACACTTTGCTGGTGGCATTGCGTAGCGGCGAAGGTTTTCTGAAAGTGGTTGGCGAACTGGGGTGTGGCAAAACGGTGCTTTGCCGTCAACTCTTGAAGACACTGCAGGATGAGTGCGTGACGGCCTACATACCGAACCCGGATATGGGCCCTGACGATTTGCTTCTGGCACTTGCAGCGGAACTGGGCCTGAAAGTGAGCCACCGCCAACACCGGCATCAGGTGATGACCACCATCGGGCGATGCTTGTTGGAGCACGCTGTGCATGGCCGGCGCGTGGTGGTGTGCATTGACGAGGCACAGGCCATTCCGGTCCGGACCGTGGAGAGCCTTCGACTCCTGTCCAATCTTGAAACCGAGAAACGCAAACTGATTCAGCTAGTACTGCTGGGGCAGCCGGACTTGGACACCAAACTGGCGCGGCCGGAGATCCGGCAGTTGCTGCAACGCATTACCTTTAGCGAATACTTGGGCCCCATGGCCTCAGGTACGGTGGGCGACTATTTGCGTCATCGCTTGGCCCGTGCGGCATTGAGTGAACATACAGATCTGGATGTTTTTGAGGCTGAAGCTGTGCGGCACATTGCCGCGACCAGCGCCGGAGTGCCTCGACTGGTCAATATCCTGGCCCATAAATGCCTGATGTTGGCATATGGGGAGGGCGTGCACCGGGTGAGCATGGCGCATGTGAAGTTGGCGGCAGCGGATACACCCGGGCTGATAAAGCCCCTGCGGGGACCTGCCCGCTGGTGGCACTGGTTACGTGGCGGTCGTTTCCGCCAAAGCACTGCGGTGCGGACTGCCGGTGAGGTGTACGAATGA
- a CDS encoding pilus (MSHA type) biogenesis protein MshL yields MNSSASMSVFLLRRYAPLVGSLLGGLLLSGCGALDRPLRTPDVSAAIKADLPPAAAPKPSAVVPAKVSEALAEPPPPVVAPAPEPRLDLLVNNAQAREVFLAIVADTRYSMLMHPDVSGTLSVTLRGVTVVEALEAIRDVYGYDFKMEGRRITVYAPTLQTRVFSLNYPTSQRQGSSELRVSSGAALQQSTSGGTTNNTANSTNGTSSQPENSRVSTTSKSDFWGELTGAIKSLVGNGEGRSVVASPQAGILAVRAMPEELRQVDKFLKATQASVERQVMLEAKVVEVELRDGYQSGVNWGAFNNDGSTQVAAGVIGSGVTSTNAFVQGTTTINGAVAFPSVATGGGLFGLALATSQFGAVLGFLETQGDVQTLSSPRVATLNNQKAVLKVGTDEFFVTNVSGGTNSSSGTSSSTTTSTLPTVTLTPFFSGISLDVTPQIDDGVNVTLHVHPSLTTVTEKSKQIDLGSAGNFKLPLASSAVNETDTLVRIQDGSIVAIGGLMQLESSRNASGIPGTTSMPGLGALFGNRATQGRKKEVIVLIKPTIIRTAADWEAQGRRARAAIDEMDATRARVIQLDGPAK; encoded by the coding sequence ATGAACTCTTCTGCTTCCATGTCTGTATTCCTGTTGAGGCGCTACGCGCCTCTCGTAGGTTCTTTGCTCGGGGGGCTGCTGCTCAGTGGATGCGGCGCGTTGGATCGCCCCTTGCGTACCCCCGATGTCAGCGCGGCCATCAAGGCCGATTTGCCTCCGGCAGCGGCACCCAAACCCAGCGCGGTAGTGCCGGCCAAGGTCAGCGAGGCACTGGCGGAGCCGCCCCCACCCGTGGTTGCCCCTGCGCCTGAACCTCGCTTGGACCTGCTGGTGAACAACGCGCAGGCGAGGGAAGTGTTCCTCGCCATCGTGGCCGATACACGTTACAGCATGCTCATGCATCCCGATGTCAGCGGAACGCTGTCGGTGACCTTGCGTGGCGTCACCGTAGTAGAGGCGCTGGAGGCGATCCGGGATGTGTATGGTTATGACTTCAAAATGGAAGGGCGGCGCATCACCGTCTATGCCCCGACCCTGCAGACGCGTGTCTTCAGCCTGAACTACCCCACCTCGCAGCGGCAAGGTAGCAGCGAGCTCCGCGTTTCTTCCGGCGCAGCCTTGCAGCAGTCCACGTCAGGTGGCACGACGAACAACACCGCCAATTCGACCAATGGGACGTCTTCACAACCCGAAAACAGCCGGGTGTCGACAACCTCCAAATCTGATTTCTGGGGGGAACTGACCGGGGCCATCAAGAGCCTGGTGGGCAACGGGGAAGGGCGCAGCGTAGTGGCCAGTCCGCAAGCCGGAATTCTGGCCGTGCGCGCCATGCCGGAAGAATTGCGCCAGGTGGACAAGTTCCTCAAAGCCACACAGGCCTCGGTGGAGCGTCAAGTCATGCTGGAGGCCAAAGTGGTGGAGGTCGAGTTGCGTGACGGCTACCAGAGCGGTGTGAACTGGGGTGCGTTCAATAACGATGGCAGCACTCAAGTGGCAGCGGGAGTGATCGGCAGTGGCGTGACCAGCACCAATGCTTTCGTGCAAGGCACCACCACTATCAATGGCGCAGTGGCTTTCCCATCTGTCGCAACCGGTGGTGGCCTGTTTGGTCTCGCCTTGGCGACCAGCCAATTCGGCGCCGTGTTGGGCTTTCTGGAAACGCAGGGCGATGTGCAAACCCTCTCCAGCCCGCGCGTAGCGACGCTGAACAATCAGAAAGCTGTTTTGAAAGTCGGCACCGATGAATTCTTTGTGACCAATGTTTCCGGTGGCACCAACTCCAGTAGTGGAACCTCCAGCAGCACCACGACCAGCACCTTGCCCACCGTCACACTGACACCGTTCTTCTCGGGCATTTCTCTGGATGTGACGCCACAGATTGATGATGGCGTTAACGTCACTTTGCACGTGCACCCATCCTTGACTACGGTGACGGAAAAGTCCAAGCAGATCGATTTGGGCAGCGCCGGCAACTTCAAGTTGCCCTTGGCCTCTAGTGCCGTCAACGAAACGGACACGTTGGTGCGTATCCAGGACGGTTCTATCGTGGCGATTGGTGGCTTGATGCAGCTGGAATCCAGCCGCAACGCGTCCGGCATTCCCGGCACGACCAGCATGCCCGGCTTGGGCGCACTGTTCGGCAACCGCGCCACCCAAGGTCGCAAAAAGGAAGTGATCGTGTTGATCAAGCCCACCATCATCCGGACTGCCGCCGACTGGGAGGCGCAGGGCCGCCGCGCCCGGGCAGCCATCGATGAAATGGATGCCACCCGCGCTCGCGTCATCCAGCTTGACGGCCCTGCCAAGTAA
- a CDS encoding PilN domain-containing protein, with translation MPQQINLCSPTLQKPRLPFSANTVGVALGVFVVLGGGLCAAWVWNLQNASQGFVAAMQTQAQEMQSLQLAIDRSKAMAQPPSPELTKEAQDKRAEIDSKELILRALQQGNWKPGYGHSDRLALVARSIPAPVWITEVKADSGRMEVSGFTLEPSALNDWVGRLSGSPLMQGLRLATVKVQSTAVASANAPVAGSVPAAAGREAWSFNLVSAQPQPADAPPAGGKP, from the coding sequence ATGCCCCAACAAATCAATCTCTGTTCACCCACCCTGCAAAAGCCGCGACTGCCGTTTTCGGCCAATACCGTGGGGGTGGCGCTCGGTGTGTTTGTCGTCTTGGGCGGGGGCCTGTGCGCGGCTTGGGTCTGGAACCTTCAAAACGCCAGCCAAGGCTTTGTGGCAGCCATGCAAACCCAAGCGCAGGAAATGCAAAGTCTGCAACTGGCCATTGACCGCAGCAAAGCCATGGCACAGCCACCGTCGCCGGAACTCACGAAAGAGGCGCAGGACAAGCGTGCCGAGATCGACAGCAAAGAGCTGATCTTGCGCGCGCTGCAACAAGGCAATTGGAAACCGGGTTACGGTCATTCCGACCGATTGGCACTCGTCGCCCGCAGCATTCCGGCGCCGGTCTGGATTACCGAGGTCAAAGCCGACAGTGGGCGCATGGAGGTCAGTGGCTTCACGCTGGAGCCTTCTGCTTTGAATGATTGGGTCGGTCGGCTGTCTGGAAGCCCCTTGATGCAAGGCCTGCGCTTGGCAACGGTCAAGGTCCAGAGCACCGCAGTAGCAAGTGCCAATGCGCCGGTGGCCGGCAGCGTCCCTGCGGCAGCAGGCCGTGAAGCCTGGTCCTTCAATCTGGTGAGTGCGCAACCCCAGCCTGCTGATGCGCCTCCTGCGGGAGGCAAGCCATGA